One genomic segment of Exiguobacterium sp. BMC-KP includes these proteins:
- the folP gene encoding dihydropteroate synthase — protein sequence MTYIMGILNVTPDSFSDGGQYVDVEQAVRQARQLVADGADAIDVGGESTRPGAAFVSIEEELARVIPVIKRIKRELNVLVSIDTYKPVVAEAAIEAGADIINDVWGSKWGDRSMVDVAARHHVPIILMHNRETAHGTDMLAEVRADLEESIRLAKQANVAEEHIWLDPGIGFMKTHEENLYLMRHLSIVTDFGYPVLLGTSRKSMIGLALGLPTEERLEGTIATVCYGIQQGCDWMRVHDVKEVKRAAQMMDIMLAATKGE from the coding sequence ATGACCTACATCATGGGTATTTTAAACGTAACACCGGACTCCTTTTCAGACGGTGGACAATATGTGGATGTCGAGCAAGCGGTGCGCCAAGCACGTCAGCTGGTTGCGGACGGAGCGGATGCGATCGATGTTGGTGGAGAATCAACGCGTCCGGGTGCTGCGTTCGTATCGATTGAAGAAGAACTCGCACGTGTCATACCGGTAATCAAGCGGATCAAACGGGAATTGAATGTGCTCGTTTCAATTGATACGTATAAACCGGTCGTCGCGGAAGCCGCTATTGAGGCAGGAGCAGATATCATTAATGATGTGTGGGGCTCGAAGTGGGGCGATCGTTCGATGGTCGATGTAGCGGCGCGACATCATGTTCCAATCATTTTGATGCATAACCGAGAGACGGCACATGGAACAGATATGCTCGCGGAAGTCCGGGCTGACCTCGAGGAGTCGATTCGGTTAGCGAAACAGGCAAATGTCGCAGAAGAACACATTTGGCTCGATCCGGGAATCGGTTTCATGAAGACGCATGAGGAAAATCTGTATCTGATGCGTCACTTGTCGATCGTAACGGACTTCGGTTATCCGGTTTTACTCGGGACATCCCGTAAATCGATGATTGGACTTGCGCTCGGACTCCCGACGGAGGAACGACTTGAGGGAACGATCGCGACGGTCTGTTATGGCATTCAACAAGGGTGTGACTGGATGCGTGTGCATGACGTGAAAGAAGTCAAACGGGCAGCGCAGATGATGGATATCATGTTGGCAGCGACGAAGGGGGAATAA
- a CDS encoding type III pantothenate kinase produces the protein MILVIDVGNTNIVLGVYQGQELIEHWRIATDRTRTTDEYGMLVKALFRDAELNVEEVEGIVLSSVVPPVVFPLENMCVRYFKRRPFLIGPGIKTGLDLKVDNPREVGADRIVNAVAATAKYEGPMIIVDFGTATTYCYIDAQKRYYGGIISPGVMVATEALYNKAAKLPRIEIAKPQSAIGRNTIHAMQSGTYFGYVAQVDGLVHRMKDEMGEAKVIATGGLARLISEESTMIEVVDPFLTLDGLRIIYERNK, from the coding sequence ATGATTTTAGTCATCGATGTCGGAAATACGAATATCGTCTTAGGTGTCTATCAAGGACAAGAGTTGATTGAGCATTGGCGGATTGCGACAGACCGGACACGTACGACGGACGAATACGGTATGCTCGTCAAGGCGTTGTTCCGCGACGCAGAGCTAAACGTGGAAGAAGTTGAGGGAATCGTGTTATCATCTGTCGTACCCCCCGTCGTGTTTCCACTCGAAAACATGTGTGTGCGTTACTTCAAACGTCGTCCATTCTTGATCGGACCAGGAATTAAGACAGGACTTGATTTAAAAGTCGACAATCCACGTGAAGTGGGGGCCGATCGAATCGTCAATGCAGTAGCGGCGACAGCGAAATACGAGGGACCGATGATCATCGTCGATTTCGGAACAGCAACGACGTATTGTTACATCGATGCACAAAAACGGTATTACGGTGGCATCATCTCACCAGGTGTGATGGTTGCTACCGAGGCACTCTATAATAAGGCAGCAAAATTACCACGAATCGAAATTGCGAAGCCACAGTCAGCAATTGGACGGAATACGATCCATGCGATGCAGTCGGGCACGTATTTTGGATACGTGGCACAGGTAGACGGACTCGTCCACCGGATGAAAGATGAAATGGGTGAAGCGAAGGTCATTGCGACTGGTGGTTTAGCCCGATTAATTAGCGAGGAATCCACGATGATTGAAGTCGTCGATCCATTCTTGACGTTAGATGGATTACGGATTATCTACGAACGAAATAAGTGA
- a CDS encoding anthranilate synthase component I family protein, translating to MRQTKYKAIPWTKEQFYNRYVEQTTGTTGHVWLESGRIGSYTMAAIRPVGYIRTKDGITTIETDGKVETSIANPFDVLEQLRVERESVRPAGMPPFFGGFAGYVSYDAVRYLEKLPVQAVDDLQTPDLSFYWYDEVAVFDEETKQLFVAVTRDSAEEAVHVLETEITRWCIETGAPQFAATGSSGERERAFGQEAFMTAAHRIKSYIEDGDVFQVNLSVRQQEPLGTTPEHLYDVLRQVNPSPYMGYFADEDLTLVSASPELLVEKIGDELSTRPIAGTRPRGKDEAEDLRLAKTLLDNEKERAEHVMLVDLERNDLGRVSRYGTVHVDELMVIEKYSHVQHIVSNVRGQVAPEHSGSQVLAAMFPGGTITGAPKIRTMEIIEELEPVRRGIYTGSLGFISWADDVIFNILIRTLVAKDGMAYVQAGAGVVTDSDAAREYEESLSKAKALWVTKETAEGTQ from the coding sequence ATGCGACAGACGAAATATAAAGCAATACCATGGACAAAAGAACAATTCTATAATCGCTACGTTGAGCAGACGACTGGAACAACCGGACATGTCTGGCTTGAAAGTGGTCGGATCGGAAGCTATACGATGGCCGCCATCCGTCCTGTCGGATACATTCGTACGAAGGACGGGATAACGACGATCGAGACAGATGGAAAAGTCGAAACATCGATTGCGAATCCATTTGATGTCCTCGAACAGCTCCGAGTCGAACGTGAATCTGTTCGACCTGCCGGGATGCCACCGTTCTTTGGTGGATTTGCCGGATACGTGAGTTATGATGCCGTCCGTTATTTAGAGAAGTTACCCGTGCAGGCAGTAGATGATCTTCAGACGCCGGATTTATCGTTCTATTGGTACGATGAAGTCGCTGTGTTTGATGAGGAGACGAAGCAATTGTTCGTTGCCGTGACACGTGATTCAGCAGAAGAAGCAGTGCATGTCCTTGAAACAGAAATCACGCGTTGGTGTATTGAGACAGGAGCGCCTCAGTTTGCTGCGACCGGTTCATCAGGTGAGCGGGAACGAGCTTTCGGACAGGAAGCGTTCATGACAGCCGCACACCGGATTAAATCGTATATTGAGGACGGTGACGTCTTCCAAGTCAATTTGTCCGTCCGTCAACAAGAACCGCTCGGGACGACACCGGAACATCTCTATGATGTATTACGACAGGTCAATCCTTCACCCTATATGGGTTACTTTGCTGACGAGGATTTAACACTCGTGTCGGCATCGCCAGAATTGCTTGTCGAAAAAATCGGTGACGAACTGTCGACGCGACCGATTGCCGGAACACGTCCGCGAGGGAAGGATGAAGCAGAGGATTTACGGCTTGCCAAAACTTTACTCGATAACGAAAAAGAACGGGCAGAGCATGTGATGCTCGTTGATTTAGAGCGAAATGATTTAGGGCGTGTCAGTCGTTATGGTACGGTTCATGTCGATGAGCTGATGGTGATCGAGAAATACTCCCATGTGCAGCACATCGTATCGAACGTCAGAGGACAAGTGGCGCCGGAACATTCCGGAAGTCAAGTGCTCGCTGCGATGTTCCCAGGTGGAACGATCACCGGAGCACCAAAAATCCGGACGATGGAAATCATCGAGGAACTAGAACCGGTCAGACGCGGTATCTATACTGGATCACTTGGTTTCATCAGCTGGGCAGATGATGTCATCTTTAACATCTTGATTCGAACGCTCGTTGCAAAAGACGGGATGGCGTATGTCCAAGCGGGTGCTGGAGTCGTTACGGATTCCGATGCGGCACGTGAATATGAGGAGTCACTTAGTAAGGCAAAAGCATTATGGGTAACCAAAGAAACGGCGGAGGGAACACAATGA
- a CDS encoding anthranilate synthase component II, which produces MIVLIDNYDSFTYNLVQYFGELGQDIRVFRNDAITLEEIEALRPDHLVISPGPCTPNEAGISLEAIAYFAGKIPILGVCLGHQAIGQVFGGKVIRAKELMHGKVSSLTHDGQRMFEQIPQATPVTRYHSLVIERETFPEVLEVTAEAGGEIMALRHRTLPIHGVQFHPEAILTRDGKQMLKNFLELTHYVSLA; this is translated from the coding sequence ATGATTGTACTGATTGATAACTATGATTCATTTACGTATAACTTAGTCCAGTATTTCGGTGAACTCGGACAAGACATTCGTGTGTTTCGCAACGACGCGATTACGCTTGAAGAAATCGAAGCGCTACGTCCTGATCACCTCGTTATCTCGCCCGGTCCGTGTACACCGAATGAAGCAGGGATTAGTTTAGAAGCGATTGCTTACTTTGCTGGGAAGATACCGATTTTAGGAGTCTGCTTAGGTCATCAAGCAATCGGACAAGTATTTGGTGGGAAAGTCATTCGAGCGAAGGAATTGATGCACGGGAAAGTCTCATCGCTTACGCATGACGGACAAAGGATGTTTGAACAAATCCCACAAGCAACACCGGTGACACGTTATCATTCACTCGTCATTGAACGTGAGACGTTTCCGGAAGTGCTCGAAGTGACGGCAGAAGCAGGCGGCGAAATCATGGCACTTCGTCACCGGACGTTACCGATTCACGGTGTGCAGTTTCATCCAGAAGCAATTTTGACGCGAGACGGCAAACAGATGTTAAAAAATTTCTTGGAGTTGACGCATTATGTATCTCTGGCATGA
- the cysK gene encoding cysteine synthase A, translating to MRIANSVLDLVGRTPIVKLHHLTGPEDADVYLKLEYMNPGSSVKDRIALSMIEAAEEAGQLKEGDTIIEPTSGNTGIGLAMVASAKGYRAILVMPETMSMERRTLLRAYGAELILTPGPEGMKGAIARATAEAEEHGYFMPQQFNNGANPVVHEKTTGPEIVEAFEGMQLDAFIAGIGTGGTITGAGKVLRDAFKGIEIIAVEPTDSPVLSGGKPGPHKLQGIGAGFVPSILDTDIYDGVEQITTEEAFEHARRAAKTNGVLGGISSGAAIAAALKTAKRLGKGKNVLAIIPSNGERYLSTPLYQVEEEADQSK from the coding sequence ATGCGTATTGCGAATTCAGTACTAGATTTAGTCGGTCGAACGCCGATCGTCAAGTTACATCATCTAACGGGTCCTGAGGATGCAGATGTTTATCTGAAACTGGAGTACATGAATCCGGGGTCGAGCGTAAAAGACCGGATCGCCTTATCAATGATCGAGGCAGCAGAAGAAGCGGGTCAACTCAAAGAAGGCGACACGATCATCGAGCCGACGAGTGGTAACACAGGAATTGGGCTTGCGATGGTCGCTTCGGCGAAAGGGTATCGCGCCATCCTCGTCATGCCTGAAACGATGAGCATGGAGCGCCGGACGTTGCTTCGCGCCTATGGTGCAGAATTGATTCTGACACCAGGACCTGAAGGGATGAAGGGTGCGATTGCTCGCGCGACAGCGGAAGCGGAAGAGCATGGTTACTTCATGCCACAACAGTTCAATAACGGTGCCAATCCAGTCGTTCACGAAAAAACGACAGGTCCTGAAATCGTCGAAGCGTTCGAAGGCATGCAACTCGATGCGTTCATCGCGGGTATCGGAACAGGTGGAACAATCACGGGTGCTGGGAAAGTGTTACGCGATGCTTTCAAAGGAATCGAAATCATTGCCGTCGAACCAACGGATTCACCCGTCTTATCTGGTGGTAAACCAGGACCGCATAAATTGCAAGGAATCGGTGCTGGATTCGTACCGTCGATTCTCGATACAGACATTTATGATGGTGTCGAGCAAATCACGACAGAAGAAGCATTCGAGCACGCACGTCGAGCAGCGAAGACGAACGGTGTCTTAGGTGGTATCTCGTCAGGTGCTGCGATTGCGGCAGCGCTCAAGACAGCAAAACGCCTTGGAAAAGGAAAAAATGTCCTCGCGATCATTCCTTCGAACGGTGAACGGTACTTAAGTACACCACTGTATCAAGTCGAGGAAGAAGCAGATCAATCAAAATAA
- a CDS encoding aminotransferase class IV, giving the protein MYLWHDGTIKREEEVRISPLDHGYVYGMGVFETFRTYNGHPFLFDDHIDRLRMSCIALGIQLPYDREALRQAIQDLYKVYEANDLYIRLNVSAGPREIGLSIDPYDTPTVLIYAKPIAPRKRAERALETIRLPRSTPETTYRLKSHHYMNNLVAKRQLFNPEAEGLFLTKEGHVCEGITSNIFWRYGSTWYTSALETGALNGITRQFLMQHLPVEERLAYLPQLEEADEIIYTNSVQEAVAISSLDGRPFPGINGTGYAQIMTLFDQSVEHVTTRREQR; this is encoded by the coding sequence ATGTATCTCTGGCATGACGGAACCATTAAACGAGAAGAAGAGGTAAGAATCTCACCACTCGATCACGGATACGTCTATGGCATGGGTGTATTTGAGACGTTTCGGACCTATAACGGTCATCCGTTTTTATTCGATGATCATATCGACCGTTTACGAATGAGTTGTATCGCGCTCGGGATCCAACTACCATACGATCGAGAAGCGTTACGGCAAGCGATCCAGGATTTATATAAAGTGTACGAGGCGAATGACCTCTATATCCGTTTGAATGTCTCGGCTGGTCCGCGTGAGATTGGGTTATCAATTGACCCTTACGACACACCGACCGTATTGATCTATGCGAAACCGATCGCTCCACGAAAGCGAGCAGAACGTGCACTCGAAACGATTCGTTTACCGCGGAGTACGCCCGAGACGACATATCGTTTGAAGTCACATCATTACATGAATAATTTAGTAGCGAAACGTCAGCTGTTCAATCCAGAAGCGGAAGGGTTGTTCTTAACGAAAGAAGGTCATGTGTGCGAAGGAATTACATCGAATATCTTTTGGCGTTACGGGAGCACATGGTATACGTCAGCGCTTGAGACAGGAGCGCTGAATGGGATTACCCGTCAGTTTTTGATGCAACACCTACCAGTCGAAGAACGTCTCGCTTATTTACCGCAACTCGAAGAAGCAGATGAGATCATTTATACAAATTCTGTTCAGGAAGCGGTCGCAATCTCGTCACTCGATGGACGCCCCTTCCCCGGAATTAATGGAACAGGATATGCGCAGATCATGACGCTGTTTGATCAATCCGTTGAACATGTGACAACAAGGAGGGAACAACGATGA
- the hslO gene encoding Hsp33 family molecular chaperone HslO encodes MKREELLAQLKDDYLVRALGFNGEVRAFAIRSTKTVYEAQLRHQTTPVVTAALGRTLTIGAMMGTMQKGDTRVTLKVEGDGPIGKIIVDADAKGVVRGYVSRPRVEMDTYVNADGLTKLKVGEAVGRGNISVIKDLGLRDFVGGQSPIQTGEISEDFTYYFAVSEQSPSVVGAGVLVYPEDESVIAAGGLIVQLMPGASEETISALEKRVAALKPISILVGEEKTPEEMLELVLGDYEHLDTIPVSFECTCDREKLATAIIALGPDEIQAMIDEDGGAEAVCHFCSEHYHYDVPELEELREKSLERA; translated from the coding sequence ATGAAACGTGAAGAATTATTAGCACAATTAAAAGATGATTATTTAGTACGGGCGTTAGGCTTCAACGGTGAAGTCCGTGCGTTTGCGATCCGTTCAACAAAAACGGTTTATGAAGCACAACTCCGCCACCAAACGACACCGGTCGTTACAGCAGCACTCGGTCGGACACTGACAATCGGCGCAATGATGGGTACGATGCAAAAAGGCGATACACGTGTCACGTTGAAAGTGGAAGGCGATGGACCAATCGGGAAGATCATCGTTGATGCCGACGCAAAAGGTGTCGTTCGTGGCTACGTCAGTCGTCCACGAGTCGAGATGGATACGTACGTCAATGCAGACGGTCTGACGAAATTAAAAGTCGGTGAAGCAGTCGGTCGCGGAAACATTTCTGTCATTAAAGACCTTGGACTACGTGACTTCGTCGGTGGTCAGTCACCGATTCAAACAGGTGAGATCAGTGAAGACTTCACGTATTACTTCGCTGTATCGGAACAAAGTCCATCGGTCGTTGGAGCAGGTGTACTGGTTTATCCAGAAGACGAATCGGTCATCGCAGCAGGTGGGTTGATTGTTCAGTTGATGCCAGGTGCATCGGAAGAGACGATTTCAGCGCTTGAAAAACGTGTCGCAGCCCTTAAACCAATCTCAATTCTTGTCGGTGAGGAAAAAACACCAGAAGAGATGCTCGAACTCGTTCTCGGTGACTATGAGCACCTCGATACGATTCCGGTCTCGTTCGAATGTACGTGTGACCGCGAAAAGTTAGCGACAGCGATCATCGCACTCGGTCCAGATGAGATCCAAGCAATGATTGATGAAGATGGTGGCGCGGAAGCTGTTTGTCACTTCTGTTCAGAACATTATCACTATGATGTTCCAGAATTAGAGGAACTTCGCGAAAAATCACTCGAAAGAGCATAA